In Bernardetia litoralis DSM 6794, the genomic window GTTCATGAAATTTCTTTTGAAGGATAGGCATTTGTTTGGCTACTGCTTCTTCTGCGTGAGTTTGAATTTTGGAATCAATGGTAAGATAAATTTCTAATCCATCGGCATACAAATCATAACCATTTTGTTCACACCAATTTTTAAGTTTTTGAGTAACATGATTTTTATAATAAGTACTATTTCCTGTTTCGGCTACCTCATAAAAAACAGTTAAATCTAAAGGTAATTTTTTGAGAGAGTCCAATAAGTGGCGAGTTAGGTATTTATATTTTCTCATCTGATTCAAGACCGTATTTCTTCTATTTATTGCTCTTTCTGGGTTTCGGAGAGGATTATAAGTAGAAGGAGCTTTCAAAAGTCCAATAAGTAGAGCTGACTGATGAATCTCTAAACTATCAGGTGAAGTAGAAAAATATTTTTTGGCTGCTGCATGAAGTCCAAAGGCATTATTTCCAAAGGTAACTTCATTGAGATACATGGTCAGAATTTCATTTTTGGTATAAGAACGCTCCAAACGAACAGCCGTAATCCATTCTTTTGCCTTCGCTACAACTGTACTCAAAATTCCTGCATTGCCTAATTTGCCTTTACTTTCTTCCGAACGAGTCTTGAATAAATTTTTAGCAAGTTGCTGACTAATTGTACTTCCACCTCTATTATCTCCCTTTAACAGAGCCAAAATAACACCAACAGTAGCTTCAGCATCAATTCCAGAATGGTTTGCAAAACGAGCATCTTCGGTAGCTAAAAGAGCCAAAATAGTCATTGAGTCTATGTCTTCATACTTCAAAGGCGTTTTGTTTTGACTATAATAACGAGCTACTTCCATACTATCAGCCGTATAAACCACAGAAGGCAAGGGTGTTTTTGGATTTTCAAGAGCTTTTAAGGACGGAATTTCTCCAAAAAAGCCAAACCAATTAAAAGCAATGGCTGAAAAGAATAAAACAATACTTACTAATCCTACTCCAATTATCCACCATAAAAGACGACAAAAACGCATTATTTTAGATTCTCCTTTGGGAAAACCAATAAATGAACGAGTTTTTGTCGCTAATTTTTTAAAAAATGGAAGGTAGTTTTTCATCTAATATGGTATGGAAGCAATATTGTTTATTCTCAATTACTAGTTGTAGTAAAATTACATTTATAAATTACAATTAACAAAACCCTTTTGTTTATATCTTTCTCAATAGACGTTTTTGAGTTAAAATCAAAATTATTTCTATAAGTTTTGTACATTTGTGGTACATTGTTTTTCCAATCTCAAACTAGGAAAGTAAAATAAGAAATAAAAATTATGGCTCAAAACAAAAATTCTAATACCATCATTATTGCTATTGATGGTTATTCTGGTTGTGGTAAAAGCAGTACTGCAAAGGCTGTTGCTTCTCGTTTGGGGTATGCTTATATTGATACAGGAGCAATGTACAGAGCCGTAACTCTTTATTTTTATCGTCATAAAGTTGATCATCTTAGTAAAGGACAAGTCAGAAAAGCACTTACTTCTATTTTATTAGAGTTTAAGTTTGATGAAGCGACTAAAAGTAGTCATATTTATTTGAATGGTGAAAATATAGAATCTCTAATTCGTCAAATGCACATTTCAGAACGAGTAAGTCAGGTTAGTACGATTGCTGAAGTACGTCATTTTTTGGTTGCCCAACAGCGTTTGATGGGAACTAAAAAAGGAATTGTAATGGACGGAAGAGATATAGGAACTGTCGTTTTTCCACAAGCAGAATTAAAAGTATTTATGACTGCACAAGTTCCTGTTAGGGCTTTACGTCGCCAAAAAGAATTAGAAGGATTAGGACAACAGGTAAAACTTTCTGAGATTATTAATAATCTTGAAAAAAGAGATTTGATAGACTCTACTCGTCAGGAAAGTCCACTCCGAAAAGCAGAAGATGCCATTGAAATTGATACTACCGATTTGGAGTTTGAAGAGCAGGTAAAAAAAGTACTTGAATTAATGAAAGAACCTCAATCTATGTAATATATGAACGTAACAGAAAAGCAGATGATAGATAAAAATCAATCTACACATACAATAATAGGAAACGGATTGATAGGTGGTGCGTTTAAAGAAAACCCTGCTAGAGAGTCTATACATTCAGTAGTCATATTTGCTTCTGGAGTTTCAAATTCTTTAGAAATAGCTCCAAAACCTTTTTTAAGAGAAAAAAAACTCCTTGAAAGTGTATTGGAGAATAAAAAAAAATTGAAAAAATTTATATATTTTAGTACATTATCTGTTTATGATAAAACTAAACAAGATGCTGCCTATATCAAACATAAATTAAAGCTAGAGGAAACTATTAGACAGGAATGTCAAAATTATCTCATCATACGTGTTCCTAATATTATAGGAAAGGGAGGAAATCCTACTACTTTACTCAACTATTTGATTACTTCTGTTCTAAATAAAACAGAGATAAAGGTATTCAAAAATGCGTATCGTAATTTTATAGATGTAGAAGATTTAGTAAAGGTAGTAACACAATTTATTGTTGCTGATATTTCTAATACCACTATTGATTTATTGCATCCTATTTCATATTCTATGGTAGAAGTAATAAGTTGTATAGAAAAACATGTAAATTTGACATCAAATTCAGTTTATGTAGAGCAAGGATATGATTATTTTCCTACATTAAACCAGTTGGTACATTCAACTTTTCAAAAGAGTAATATCAATATGAGAAAAGATTATTTGAGTCAAATTTTAGCAAAATATTATTAAAACAGAAGTTGAAATGAATGTAATTGTATTTACTAGTTGGACGATGCAAAATTTTCTGCCTGCTGTTCATGCCGAAATAATAGCCTCTCATATAGAA contains:
- the cmk gene encoding (d)CMP kinase produces the protein MAQNKNSNTIIIAIDGYSGCGKSSTAKAVASRLGYAYIDTGAMYRAVTLYFYRHKVDHLSKGQVRKALTSILLEFKFDEATKSSHIYLNGENIESLIRQMHISERVSQVSTIAEVRHFLVAQQRLMGTKKGIVMDGRDIGTVVFPQAELKVFMTAQVPVRALRRQKELEGLGQQVKLSEIINNLEKRDLIDSTRQESPLRKAEDAIEIDTTDLEFEEQVKKVLELMKEPQSM
- a CDS encoding NAD-dependent epimerase/dehydratase family protein → MNVTEKQMIDKNQSTHTIIGNGLIGGAFKENPARESIHSVVIFASGVSNSLEIAPKPFLREKKLLESVLENKKKLKKFIYFSTLSVYDKTKQDAAYIKHKLKLEETIRQECQNYLIIRVPNIIGKGGNPTTLLNYLITSVLNKTEIKVFKNAYRNFIDVEDLVKVVTQFIVADISNTTIDLLHPISYSMVEVISCIEKHVNLTSNSVYVEQGYDYFPTLNQLVHSTFQKSNINMRKDYLSQILAKYY